TGCTTTCTTTAGTTGTTTATCTTTGCCAatccatatctctttttatcTATGAATCTATGATTAGAACCTCAAAGTCTCAGGTTCATTAGAAACAAAAGCACCTTCATGTGATATACATTATGATAATGATAAACTTATGATTATGATGCTTCAAGACATGATAATCATGTTAATATATATGCACTTcttttataaccaaaaagatCTCTAACTTTACGTCTTTCAGTATATGTGACTCCTGCTATATTGATTACAGTGTtacataaaattcaaattaaattgaGTGTATGTGCAATACAATTATTTCTatagatgaatatataaatagagagagagagagagagagagagagagagagagagaNNNNNNNNNNNNNNNNNNNNNNNNNNNNNNNNNNNNNNNNNNNNNNNNNNNNNNNNNNNNNNNNNNNNNNNNNNNNNNNNNNNNNNNNNNNNNNNNNNNNNNNNNNNNNNNNNNNNNNNNNNNNNNNNNNNNNNNNNNNNNNNNNNNNNNNNNNNNNNNNNNNNNNNNNNNNNNNNNNNNNNNNNNNNNNNNNNNNNNNNNNNNNNNNNNNNNNNNNNNNNNNNNNNNNNNNNNNNNNNNNNNNNNNNNNNNNNNNNNNNNNNNNNNNNNNNNNNNNNNNNNNNNNNNNNNNNNNNNNNNNNNNNNNNNNNNNNNNNNNNNNNNNNNNNNNNNNNNNNNNNNNNNNNNNNNNNNNNNNNNNNNNNNNNNNNNNNNNNNNNNNNNATATATGTTAATCATTGAAACCAAATCACAGTTTAATGGcctcttaattaattagtactTACGATTATGCTTAGAGGGGCGGCGAAAACACAAACAGAGAATCCAACACAGATCCCTCCGATAATCTTAGCACGTGTTGCTCCTTTTACCAAGAACTGGCAGATAAGGAGAATGATACAGAATCCTCCAAAGTTCATAAGAAGTAATATCTTCACTGTCAACATCTGCAGCATCCATTAAGAAATGTTTTCTTTAGCGacttcatttgattttttaaccACATGCATGTTGACATATACGAGGAGCTGAGGATTTTTTTTACGTACCCGGGCTGGCTTGGTAGCGTAGGCAAGGAACATAGAGATGTAGATGGTTTCGATGAAGCATCCAAAGGCGTTAATAGTGACGAGGAGGAAGACATCTTTCTTCTGTGTCGCATAGTAAAGCCAGAGCGTTGCACTGAAGAGCGCCACGACATAAGGAAGAGATTGAAACCCTtctgttgtcttcttcttccaaattctATAGAATGTTGGCCTGCGtccaaaataaatctaaatattaattactCAATTATAagggagtatatatatattgatgtaacgtacatatatatttatatatatatctgtatgtgctgatttatatatatgttacttaCACAGGAGAGAGGAACACGGCGAAGGAGATGACATTGCCTGAAAATAatgcaaatatatatcaaaatatggTATTAGTAAATCGATAATAAATCTCTAGAATTTATAAAAGGGTACGGTTGCAGAACTTGATCAAAAATATCCACATATAAGAAATGAACACAGCGTTAGTATCATACCGAGCAAGCCAAAGACGAAGGCCCATGTGTTTTCGGTGTTGAGGAGAGTCATGCTTATCTCTTAATTTGGTATATATAAACTAGTTTAAGGTTTCTTtttatgaggaagaagagaggtgACACTTAGATTGGTAAGTGTTTTCTCTTAATATAAAAGCTTATGGCACGAGCTTAGTGTTTCGGGGACTTCACGTATATATAGGGGGTTAGGGCTAAAGAGAGGAATGGGGTGTGTGTGGGAGagatggaaaaagaagaaatgttttgtgtgaacaataatatttttgaatacttTTGAAAAAGAGATAATTAAAAAAGCTTTAGTGTCATTGTAgttttataagaaataaaagacCTACAACAATAATTCACACGCTAAGCCATTAccaaattacatacattttgaCGTACAGAAAACAAACCAGTTATCAACATAACCTTTTTTGGGATTTGTCTTAAGAGATAATACATAATTagttatattcataaaaatcataatGCTTGTCAATCTCAGTTTAGGCAAGCTCTTTTTTTGAGGATTATGTCTAGATTCTACCTATGCATCCATATATACACCCATGTAGTATGATTGAAAAAATGGAGAATGACATAAATAATGACCTAATTATTGTAcgattttgtggtttttgaccaactttcttacatatttacataatatataaatacttatGTACATTATTCGGTAACTTTGGTCGtttgatatttgtttctttaagattatgtcatttaaaTTATTCTACATATATTGCTTATTATACGCCGATATACTTTATTTCGTAGAGTTACTAATTTAAACCAACCTAGGACTCACAAATGATCAAAATGAATGCTTATATACTTTGCGGAAAACAATTTGGCATGTTGTGgaataattatatttcataagTTTTATGTACGTTTAATTGTATATGAATGtacaactatataaataaatacactatATAGATAACAATATCATTCCACTAACTAGTTGTTCTC
The Camelina sativa cultivar DH55 chromosome 6, Cs, whole genome shotgun sequence genome window above contains:
- the LOC104698971 gene encoding bidirectional sugar transporter SWEET11-like, whose product is MTLLNTENTWAFVFGLLGNVISFAVFLSPVPTFYRIWKKKTTEGFQSLPYVVALFSATLWLYYATQKKDVFLLVTINAFGCFIETIYISMFLAYATKPARMLTVKILLLMNFGGFCIILLICQFLVKGATRAKIIGGICVGFSVCVFAAPLSIIVSTN